From Methanocella paludicola SANAE, a single genomic window includes:
- a CDS encoding PQQ-binding-like beta-propeller repeat protein: MRSWTCVIALVFVCSLGLFVEPGLAESRITDVSADASGCGIALNDNGTIWLWGTVATNDDTGLQPIIMPGVDHVVAVTGQMYPVVLKDDGTVWLIKNYPYFENPEKFKGSTGYGLVKVDGLDHIIAIDGNNQNLLALKDDGTVWAMGSNMYGQRGMEEGYGAIDYEGPLVNQVQGLSDVIAISEGDSHALALKKDGTVWAWGMNNMGQLGDGTTTYDQWEEISPDGKPYLTTCPGGKSTPVMVKGLTGATAIAGGTEFSMALKDDGTVWAWGRNSFGMLGDGVPGNIETQRTTPVQVVGLANVMSIDAGRWFALALRDDGTVWAWGDNRICGMLGDGTLENRNVPTQVKGLSGISSISAGNTNNYALDKYGIVWGWGDNSAGQLGDGQHGANVYRATADKVPFTEALAGPEISPGWMARPYPPISVNPPIQDNPIEYMAVAGDHILAFSRNNLAAMDANGTPEWNLTIPGAWTYSQAYDIITDPHVKAIRTDTINGVTTTVVDENSMMAMSVKAVPIFTSEDGYVYLYAFSDAVDSKFQPMDRKSYLNGSNYLAGKDLIAVAPDGKIEWTHHFVDDIAIQDNAHLEAHGDRIYLYNGYNETVFDTSGKVLFTIENISNPVSVDEDGNMYAVEAVKVMRHWLSSFVDGVYFDYRTPSNVVEAYTPDGKQSWRKVLDANIAFSYFLPVVWNGEIGIPLYHDGVLYVPQDGGVTALNKDGSLRWAKNITGEYRVFYLMPMDSKGDLYLYSRNDDGSQTVMVIGPDGTVIARADAGQSYVACASNGVLYKDNKPMAERDMVPTKDSLEMGEVAAYDLLQGKYLWNFTTPIGQSTTVVLNESNVLTLFPDRIATGLSSGTIYYEHSNAQVIPAGNATYVYFRTAVKDNPIIYNQSTCTYYSALYALDKTGKLVWQKPMDSFLTAAAANNTTIYYGTNGGSISIETIGVVAGVAIVGSLLAFFLLGSVTRARSRIDKNENRNRINKFIIDRPGSTLYELSKVLGMNIGTLRYHLMILGLNHRTVTYNDGKFVRYFANSNTYSNEDKMVISLVRRESMGKLLKAVMDSGEVTNDELCEKLGLPESGISKYLSELSDKGIVTKTGQGTRVYYSIRELHRERLSKALTLMDNRVETVKNEGMLPDQAETYG, from the coding sequence ATGAGAAGCTGGACATGCGTCATCGCTTTGGTATTTGTTTGCTCGCTTGGGCTTTTTGTGGAGCCCGGTTTAGCTGAATCGAGGATAACTGATGTTTCCGCAGATGCCAGCGGATGCGGCATCGCGCTGAATGATAATGGCACGATATGGCTCTGGGGCACTGTGGCGACGAACGATGATACCGGTCTTCAGCCTATCATCATGCCAGGCGTTGACCACGTGGTGGCGGTGACCGGGCAAATGTATCCAGTCGTGCTCAAGGATGACGGCACGGTTTGGTTGATAAAGAACTACCCGTATTTTGAGAATCCGGAGAAGTTTAAAGGCTCGACAGGTTATGGGTTAGTTAAAGTCGATGGGCTTGATCATATCATCGCCATCGATGGCAATAACCAGAACCTTCTCGCCCTGAAAGACGACGGCACAGTGTGGGCGATGGGTAGCAATATGTATGGCCAGCGAGGTATGGAAGAAGGTTATGGAGCCATTGATTACGAAGGTCCATTGGTCAACCAGGTCCAGGGTCTTTCCGATGTTATAGCCATCTCGGAGGGAGACAGCCATGCCCTTGCACTGAAAAAGGACGGGACCGTCTGGGCCTGGGGCATGAACAACATGGGACAGCTCGGTGATGGTACCACGACATATGACCAGTGGGAGGAAATAAGCCCTGATGGTAAGCCCTACTTGACAACTTGCCCTGGCGGAAAATCGACCCCGGTCATGGTTAAAGGATTGACTGGCGCTACCGCCATCGCCGGTGGCACAGAGTTCAGCATGGCCTTAAAGGATGACGGCACGGTTTGGGCCTGGGGGCGGAATAGCTTCGGCATGCTCGGTGACGGTGTACCGGGTAACATCGAGACACAGAGGACGACCCCCGTCCAGGTAGTGGGCCTCGCTAACGTCATGTCGATCGATGCGGGCCGGTGGTTTGCCCTGGCACTCAGGGACGACGGTACTGTATGGGCCTGGGGTGACAACCGGATCTGCGGTATGTTAGGCGACGGGACGCTCGAGAACAGGAACGTGCCGACACAGGTGAAGGGCCTCTCGGGCATTAGTTCGATCTCGGCCGGAAACACGAACAATTATGCCCTGGACAAGTATGGCATCGTATGGGGCTGGGGTGACAATAGTGCCGGTCAACTGGGCGATGGGCAACATGGAGCGAACGTATATCGGGCTACGGCGGATAAGGTGCCCTTCACAGAAGCTCTGGCGGGGCCTGAGATAAGCCCCGGATGGATGGCCCGGCCGTACCCGCCCATATCCGTTAATCCACCTATTCAGGATAATCCCATCGAATACATGGCAGTGGCAGGCGACCACATCCTTGCCTTCAGCAGGAACAACTTGGCCGCCATGGACGCCAACGGTACGCCCGAATGGAACTTAACGATACCTGGAGCCTGGACATATAGCCAGGCATATGACATCATCACCGACCCCCATGTGAAAGCTATTCGCACCGACACCATCAATGGAGTGACGACTACGGTGGTGGATGAAAACTCCATGATGGCCATGTCGGTAAAGGCGGTGCCCATCTTCACTTCCGAGGATGGGTACGTTTATTTATATGCGTTCTCGGACGCAGTAGATAGCAAGTTCCAGCCAATGGATCGCAAGAGCTATCTAAACGGGTCGAATTACCTCGCAGGAAAGGACCTAATCGCGGTGGCGCCAGATGGCAAGATCGAGTGGACACACCATTTCGTAGATGATATAGCTATTCAAGATAATGCGCATCTAGAGGCACACGGCGACCGGATATACCTCTACAATGGCTACAACGAGACTGTGTTTGATACCTCTGGTAAGGTATTGTTTACAATAGAGAATATTTCGAACCCTGTGTCCGTGGATGAAGACGGTAACATGTATGCCGTCGAGGCCGTCAAGGTGATGCGCCACTGGCTATCATCGTTCGTGGATGGCGTGTACTTCGATTACCGGACCCCGTCGAACGTGGTCGAGGCGTATACGCCCGATGGCAAGCAGAGCTGGCGTAAGGTGCTTGATGCGAATATCGCTTTCTCGTACTTCTTACCCGTAGTCTGGAACGGGGAAATCGGCATTCCGCTATACCATGATGGCGTGCTCTACGTCCCACAGGACGGCGGAGTCACGGCGCTCAATAAGGACGGTTCATTGCGCTGGGCGAAAAACATCACGGGTGAATACAGGGTTTTCTACCTGATGCCGATGGACTCGAAGGGAGACCTATATCTCTACAGCCGCAACGATGACGGCTCCCAGACAGTGATGGTCATTGGGCCGGACGGCACGGTGATAGCCCGGGCGGACGCGGGCCAATCATACGTCGCTTGCGCATCGAACGGGGTACTCTATAAAGATAATAAGCCCATGGCCGAGAGGGATATGGTCCCTACCAAGGACAGCCTAGAAATGGGCGAGGTAGCGGCATATGACCTTTTACAGGGTAAATATTTGTGGAACTTCACCACGCCCATCGGCCAGTCGACGACGGTTGTTTTAAACGAGTCCAATGTCCTTACGTTATTTCCCGATAGGATTGCTACGGGCTTATCTTCCGGAACCATTTATTATGAGCATTCCAATGCACAGGTGATACCAGCTGGTAATGCCACGTACGTATACTTCAGGACTGCTGTCAAGGACAATCCGATCATCTATAACCAGTCCACCTGCACATACTATAGTGCTCTCTATGCCCTGGATAAAACAGGAAAACTAGTCTGGCAGAAGCCGATGGACTCCTTCCTAACGGCGGCCGCGGCGAATAACACCACCATATACTATGGCACGAACGGCGGTAGCATATCCATCGAGACCATCGGCGTCGTCGCTGGCGTAGCCATCGTAGGCTCGCTCCTGGCCTTCTTCCTGCTGGGCAGCGTTACCCGGGCGAGGTCCAGGATCGACAAGAACGAAAACAGAAACCGTATAAACAAGTTCATCATTGACCGTCCAGGCTCGACACTCTACGAGCTGTCGAAGGTGCTCGGAATGAACATCGGCACCCTGCGCTACCACCTGATGATACTGGGGCTCAACCACCGGACCGTTACGTATAACGACGGCAAGTTCGTCAGGTACTTCGCGAACTCGAACACCTACAGTAATGAGGACAAGATGGTCATATCGCTTGTGCGGCGGGAATCCATGGGCAAGCTCCTGAAGGCCGTCATGGACAGTGGTGAGGTCACAAACGACGAGCTATGCGAGAAGCTCGGTCTCCCAGAAAGCGGTATAAGTAAATACTTAAGCGAGCTATCGGACAAAGGCATCGTGACGAAGACGGGACAGGGAACTCGCGTGTACTACTCGATAAGAGAATTACACCGGGAGCGCCTCTCGAAAGCCCTTACCTTAATGGACAATAGAGTAGAGACTGTTAAGAATGAAGGCATGCTTCCCGATCAAGCCGAAACATATGGGTGA
- a CDS encoding PAS domain-containing protein: MASRSGSKKKYGSTRGENAGGRDGLIGERKPAEGTEVSSQAAKALQQGDGLYRQLVESSADFIYVINRDFRVGYLNRSGAVALGMSPEDATGKHLNELFPIDTAEKMIKALSWVFESGRPRSYVMTHHFFSGDFYIHVSLNPIFDSDGKVGSVVGVSRDINDLKKTEVALQESEERLRLCSATARFGTFDWNIVCDRHIWSPETYEIYGVPLGTPLTLGFIKSFIYPGDERDDVLSTGLDPAGFGEYTMEYRIRRAPNGEVRWVYVKSHVFFAGEGVERRAVRILGAIQDITERKQAEEALKDSEDKYRSIVEQSSDGILLVDGKGWILDMNRAEEMITGCTREDWIGRPLLDMLFHTMPGEKKTGETYAQTEAAMSVAYHTGFAPWIDRVMEIDILRPDGARRTIQMVTFPIRTSKGTIFGSIIRDITDRKTTEDKLKAAKAQSELYLDLMGHDINNLHQIALGYLELARGMPPGEEQARFLDTPVEVLQRSAQLIQNVRKLQKLHEGVVQAQDVDVCQVLVDIQREFGAIPHKPVTLNINGHGPCLVRANELLHDVFSNLVSNAVKHTGDKSNITVYLDVIQDNGTRYCRVAVEDDGPGIPDDFKATIFNRTLKGTKKAKGMGLGLYLVKSLVDSYCGRVWVEDRVQGDHMKGARFVVMLPSVIQ; encoded by the coding sequence ATGGCATCCAGATCTGGGTCCAAAAAGAAGTATGGCAGTACCCGTGGCGAAAATGCTGGAGGCAGGGACGGGCTCATCGGCGAGCGTAAACCAGCTGAGGGTACCGAAGTTAGCTCGCAGGCTGCGAAGGCGCTGCAGCAGGGCGATGGGCTTTATCGCCAGCTCGTCGAAAGCTCGGCCGATTTTATCTACGTGATCAACAGGGACTTCCGGGTAGGATACCTGAACAGGTCGGGTGCCGTTGCGCTGGGAATGAGCCCGGAGGATGCGACGGGGAAGCATCTCAACGAATTATTCCCCATAGACACAGCCGAAAAAATGATAAAGGCCCTATCGTGGGTCTTCGAGTCGGGCAGGCCGCGATCGTATGTGATGACGCACCACTTTTTCAGTGGAGACTTCTACATCCACGTATCGCTTAACCCCATCTTCGACAGCGATGGTAAGGTTGGCTCCGTGGTGGGGGTCTCCCGTGACATCAACGATCTAAAAAAGACCGAGGTGGCACTACAGGAGAGCGAGGAGCGGCTGCGGCTTTGCTCGGCCACCGCCCGATTCGGTACGTTCGACTGGAATATCGTGTGTGACCGGCACATCTGGTCACCGGAGACTTACGAGATCTACGGCGTCCCGCTCGGCACGCCGCTGACGCTGGGCTTTATAAAAAGCTTCATCTACCCCGGAGATGAGCGGGACGATGTCCTCTCGACAGGCCTGGACCCGGCGGGTTTCGGGGAGTACACGATGGAGTATCGCATCAGGCGTGCACCGAATGGAGAGGTACGCTGGGTATATGTGAAGTCGCATGTCTTTTTCGCGGGCGAAGGCGTGGAACGCCGGGCGGTCCGCATCCTGGGCGCGATCCAGGACATCACCGAGCGTAAGCAGGCCGAGGAGGCGCTTAAGGATAGCGAGGATAAATACCGGAGCATCGTCGAGCAGTCCTCCGACGGCATCCTTCTGGTTGACGGAAAAGGTTGGATCCTGGACATGAACCGGGCGGAAGAAATGATCACCGGCTGCACGCGGGAGGATTGGATAGGCAGGCCACTGCTTGATATGCTCTTCCATACGATGCCCGGCGAGAAAAAAACCGGCGAAACGTATGCCCAAACGGAAGCTGCCATGAGCGTAGCCTATCATACCGGGTTCGCCCCGTGGATCGACCGGGTCATGGAGATCGACATACTACGCCCGGACGGAGCCCGACGCACGATACAGATGGTCACCTTTCCCATCAGGACATCGAAGGGCACGATCTTCGGGAGTATCATCCGGGATATTACCGACCGTAAGACCACCGAGGACAAATTAAAGGCCGCAAAAGCCCAGAGCGAGCTATACCTGGACCTGATGGGCCACGACATCAACAACCTGCACCAGATCGCATTGGGCTACCTCGAATTGGCGAGGGGCATGCCGCCCGGCGAGGAGCAGGCCCGGTTCCTGGATACGCCCGTGGAGGTGCTCCAGCGGAGCGCCCAACTCATCCAGAACGTGAGGAAGCTGCAAAAACTCCACGAAGGCGTAGTTCAGGCTCAGGACGTGGACGTGTGCCAGGTGCTCGTGGATATTCAACGAGAGTTCGGGGCCATCCCCCATAAGCCGGTTACGTTAAACATCAACGGTCATGGGCCCTGCCTCGTCCGGGCCAATGAATTATTGCACGATGTGTTCTCCAATCTAGTGAGCAATGCAGTAAAACACACAGGTGACAAGTCGAATATCACCGTATACCTTGACGTCATACAAGATAATGGCACCAGGTATTGCCGGGTGGCGGTCGAGGACGATGGGCCGGGCATCCCCGATGACTTCAAAGCCACGATATTCAACCGGACATTGAAGGGTACAAAAAAAGCTAAAGGCATGGGCCTGGGATTATATCTCGTCAAATCGCTCGTGGACAGCTACTGCGGTCGCGTGTGGGTCGAAGACCGGGTGCAGGGCGACCACATGAAGGGCGCCCGGTTTGTGGTAATGCTGCCATCGGTCATCCAGTGA
- a CDS encoding rhodanese-like domain-containing protein, which yields MFDLYEQKLKNISVDDLKNLIHRRSNAYLIVDARELEAYCKGHIPGACDAFDAEIESLAANMDKNAHIIVYGPGQWVRSENPADRLSGDAAMRLMKMGFKNVMELNGGFEAWANAGNRVDTCNPTSIKPAANPLKNM from the coding sequence GTGTTCGATTTGTACGAGCAGAAGTTAAAAAATATAAGCGTCGACGACCTGAAAAATCTGATCCACCGCAGGAGTAACGCGTACCTGATCGTTGACGCCCGGGAGCTTGAGGCATACTGTAAGGGACACATTCCCGGCGCTTGTGACGCTTTTGATGCCGAGATCGAGTCGCTTGCAGCCAATATGGACAAGAACGCGCATATCATCGTCTATGGCCCGGGCCAGTGGGTGAGATCCGAGAACCCTGCAGACAGGCTTTCAGGCGATGCCGCGATGCGGCTCATGAAGATGGGCTTCAAGAACGTCATGGAGCTGAACGGTGGCTTCGAGGCATGGGCTAACGCGGGCAACCGTGTGGATACATGCAACCCTACGAGCATCAAGCCGGCCGCGAATCCGCTTAAAAATATGTAA
- a CDS encoding PAS domain S-box protein — protein MSPKSAPTTPPDVDKTREQLFSELQELKAQVAILSEAAAKSKNIAEALRESEAHLAKSQELAHIGSWSWDIDKDRLQWSDETYRIWGLKPGEIEPNYEFYMGFVHPDDREMVQRAVDNALNGGVYNVDYRIVRRDGSIRFIHSEGEVMFDSQGKPVKIVGTGQDVTERKQAEEALRESETKFRQMAENINSVFWISEITGTTGLKYVYMSPAFEQIFGIQVERIYDDPLQWLKMIYPEDREGFMAAMKKRFAGDYFNVEVPDFRIVRPDGTIRWIKARLYPIKGEDGTIRRFVGLADDVTERKLAEDALKLTQFALDNFRDSAIWISLDGSIVYVNQETCNSLGYSKEELLSMHIWDIDPDYSQDKFQGLWRETYQQGYAVKFESEHVARNGRAFPVEVTSCYTRYGDKEYLITFDRDITERKRAENALLESEKKFRVLAETSPAAIFLYQGEKYVYVNPMAETLTGYSKDELLAGDAWEWIHPEFQELVKGRARKRQLGEKLPGQYEVKYRARDGREGWVDFAAGLIDYEGKPAGLAMAFDVTKRKQAEETLNRDRYILAKSQETAHVGNWALDLQTGEITCSAENYRIFGYPPDEAKPTLEWVISRVLPDDRRMLADFMEARTKDGKWGSIDYRIVRPDGSVRSVNTIVDKAVRDKAGNVKRLYGISQDVTERKKTEKELAEAKAQAELYLDLMGHDINNLHQVALGYLELARDMPAGEEQAVFLDKPVEVLQRSAQLIQNVRKLQKLHDGVFRTEVVDVCKLLVDVRREFGGVPYKQVTLNLNGCERCLVRANDLLHDVFANLVSNAIKHTGDRTNIVVNLDIVEENGGRCCRVRVEDDGPGIPEDLKGKIFNRALMGTGKAKGMGLGLYLVKSLVDSYGGRVWVEDRVKGDHTKGARFIVLLPSAEK, from the coding sequence ATGAGCCCAAAATCCGCCCCCACTACCCCCCCGGATGTCGATAAGACCAGGGAACAGCTTTTTTCCGAACTACAAGAGCTTAAGGCTCAGGTGGCTATTCTAAGTGAAGCCGCGGCTAAAAGCAAGAACATCGCTGAAGCATTGAGGGAGAGTGAGGCCCACCTTGCTAAATCGCAGGAGCTAGCCCATATCGGTAGCTGGTCGTGGGACATCGACAAAGACCGGTTGCAATGGTCAGATGAAACCTATAGGATATGGGGCTTGAAACCCGGCGAGATCGAGCCTAACTATGAGTTCTACATGGGATTCGTCCACCCCGACGACAGGGAAATGGTGCAAAGGGCCGTGGACAACGCCCTGAATGGAGGCGTATACAATGTGGATTACCGCATCGTCCGCCGGGACGGCTCTATCCGGTTCATCCACAGCGAGGGCGAGGTCATGTTTGACAGCCAGGGGAAGCCCGTGAAAATAGTCGGCACTGGCCAGGATGTCACCGAACGCAAACAGGCAGAAGAAGCGCTGCGGGAGAGCGAGACCAAGTTCAGGCAAATGGCGGAGAATATTAACTCCGTATTCTGGATAAGCGAGATCACAGGCACTACCGGTTTGAAGTACGTCTACATGAGCCCGGCCTTTGAACAAATATTCGGCATTCAGGTAGAGCGTATTTACGATGATCCCCTGCAATGGCTAAAGATGATCTATCCAGAGGACAGGGAAGGCTTCATGGCAGCCATGAAGAAGAGGTTTGCCGGAGACTATTTTAACGTCGAAGTTCCCGATTTCCGCATCGTCAGGCCCGACGGGACGATACGGTGGATAAAGGCCCGCTTGTACCCGATTAAGGGCGAGGATGGAACGATACGCAGGTTCGTAGGATTAGCTGATGATGTGACCGAGCGCAAGCTGGCCGAGGATGCTTTAAAGCTGACCCAGTTCGCCCTGGATAATTTCCGGGACTCCGCCATCTGGATCTCCCTGGATGGGAGTATTGTTTATGTGAACCAGGAGACGTGCAATTCCCTCGGGTATTCGAAGGAAGAGCTACTATCCATGCACATATGGGACATTGACCCTGACTACTCGCAGGATAAATTCCAGGGATTATGGCGGGAGACGTATCAACAGGGTTATGCCGTAAAGTTCGAGTCGGAGCACGTCGCCCGTAATGGTCGAGCGTTCCCCGTGGAGGTCACATCCTGCTATACCAGGTATGGCGATAAGGAATATTTGATCACGTTCGACCGGGATATCACCGAGCGCAAGCGGGCCGAGAATGCATTGCTGGAAAGCGAAAAAAAGTTCCGGGTGCTGGCGGAGACTTCTCCCGCCGCCATCTTCCTCTACCAGGGTGAGAAGTACGTTTACGTTAACCCCATGGCCGAGACCTTGACCGGCTATTCGAAGGACGAGCTTCTGGCCGGGGACGCATGGGAGTGGATCCACCCCGAGTTTCAAGAGCTGGTGAAAGGGAGGGCGAGGAAAAGGCAGCTGGGCGAAAAATTGCCGGGCCAGTACGAGGTGAAGTACCGTGCCAGGGATGGCCGGGAGGGCTGGGTGGACTTTGCCGCCGGCCTCATCGATTACGAGGGCAAACCGGCAGGCCTGGCCATGGCCTTCGACGTTACAAAGCGTAAGCAGGCCGAGGAAACATTGAATAGAGATAGGTATATCCTCGCCAAGTCCCAGGAGACGGCCCATGTAGGCAACTGGGCGTTGGACCTCCAGACTGGTGAAATCACGTGTTCTGCTGAAAACTACCGGATCTTTGGATATCCGCCCGATGAGGCTAAGCCGACCCTGGAATGGGTGATATCCCGTGTCCTGCCCGACGACCGTAGGATGCTGGCTGACTTCATGGAGGCCAGGACTAAGGATGGAAAGTGGGGAAGCATAGACTATCGCATCGTGAGACCTGATGGATCGGTGAGGAGCGTGAACACGATCGTGGATAAGGCGGTCCGGGATAAGGCTGGAAATGTGAAGCGGTTGTACGGCATCAGCCAGGATGTCACCGAGCGCAAGAAGACCGAGAAAGAGCTGGCTGAGGCGAAAGCCCAGGCCGAGCTTTACCTCGACCTCATGGGCCATGATATTAACAACTTGCACCAGGTCGCACTGGGCTACCTCGAATTGGCGAGGGACATGCCAGCGGGTGAGGAGCAAGCCGTGTTCCTGGATAAGCCTGTTGAGGTGCTGCAGCGGAGCGCCCAGCTTATCCAGAACGTGAGGAAGCTCCAGAAGCTACATGACGGCGTATTCAGGACGGAAGTGGTCGATGTATGCAAGTTGCTCGTGGACGTGCGGCGGGAGTTCGGGGGAGTACCGTATAAGCAGGTCACGTTGAACTTGAACGGGTGTGAACGGTGCCTGGTCCGGGCGAACGATTTGCTGCACGATGTATTCGCAAACCTGGTGAGCAACGCGATAAAACACACGGGGGACCGGACTAACATCGTCGTGAACCTGGACATCGTGGAAGAGAATGGCGGCCGATGTTGCCGGGTGAGGGTCGAGGACGACGGGCCGGGCATCCCCGAGGATTTAAAAGGCAAGATCTTCAACCGGGCGTTGATGGGTACGGGCAAGGCGAAGGGTATGGGCCTCGGGTTATACCTTGTTAAATCGCTTGTGGACAGCTACGGTGGCCGGGTCTGGGTCGAGGACCGGGTAAAGGGCGACCACACGAAGGGAGCCCGGTTCATAGTACTGTTGCCATCGGCTGAAAAGTGA
- a CDS encoding alpha/beta fold hydrolase codes for MYCQVQDLEVYYETYGEGKPILAIHGYYIDHHVMEGCLEPIFKDRPGWKRIYIDLPGFGKTKPEDWIISSDVMLDIILQFIDKVIPGENFLLAGESYGGYLARGIVYNRQDAVDGLLLICPVIIADRGKRSLPPRTILVKNHELLLSLTPLEREKFEPWTTVHTDKVWMRFQKDIMPGVRLMDSKFADKLMKYGYPLSFDPDELVKPFTKPSLILTGRQDSNVGYKDDWGILMDYPRATFAVLDRAAHMLQIEQEGLFNALVNEWLDRVEDM; via the coding sequence ATGTACTGCCAAGTCCAGGACCTGGAAGTTTACTATGAAACCTATGGCGAGGGTAAGCCTATCCTTGCGATACATGGCTACTACATAGACCATCACGTCATGGAAGGTTGCCTGGAGCCGATCTTCAAGGACCGGCCAGGCTGGAAAAGGATTTATATTGACCTGCCAGGCTTTGGAAAAACCAAGCCTGAAGACTGGATAATTAGCTCCGACGTAATGCTTGATATTATACTACAATTCATCGATAAAGTGATCCCGGGAGAAAATTTTTTACTAGCCGGCGAATCTTATGGCGGCTATCTTGCACGCGGTATAGTATATAATAGGCAAGATGCAGTTGATGGATTATTGCTCATATGCCCGGTGATCATAGCCGATAGGGGTAAACGCAGTCTACCACCACGTACAATACTTGTTAAAAACCATGAACTCCTGTTGAGCCTTACTCCTCTCGAGAGAGAAAAATTTGAACCCTGGACAACTGTTCATACGGATAAAGTATGGATGCGTTTTCAAAAGGATATAATGCCCGGCGTAAGGCTCATGGACAGTAAGTTCGCCGATAAACTTATGAAGTATGGCTATCCGCTCTCGTTTGATCCCGATGAGCTAGTGAAGCCATTTACTAAGCCATCACTAATTCTTACGGGCAGGCAAGACTCGAATGTCGGGTACAAAGATGATTGGGGTATACTGATGGATTATCCCCGCGCAACATTCGCCGTGCTTGACCGTGCCGCACATATGCTCCAGATTGAACAGGAAGGGCTATTCAATGCACTAGTTAACGAATGGCTGGACCGAGTTGAAGATATGTGA
- a CDS encoding winged helix-turn-helix transcriptional regulator, which yields MPMRRKNYHGPVEATVDILAGRWKPLILWALRDGTLRFGQIEEELSAYTPNITKRMLTRQLRELENDGLVVRKVYPEVPPRVEYTLTERYRSLMPIVKLMYEWGKEHMAGQIGYECDGKRTG from the coding sequence ATGCCCATGCGACGGAAAAATTACCATGGCCCGGTCGAAGCGACCGTAGACATACTCGCCGGCAGGTGGAAGCCGCTGATCCTCTGGGCCCTGAGGGACGGGACGCTCCGGTTCGGGCAGATCGAGGAAGAGCTCTCGGCGTACACGCCGAATATCACCAAAAGGATGCTGACAAGGCAGTTGCGTGAGCTGGAAAACGACGGGCTCGTAGTCCGGAAGGTGTACCCGGAGGTGCCGCCCAGGGTGGAGTACACGCTGACGGAGCGGTACAGGTCGCTGATGCCGATCGTCAAGCTGATGTACGAATGGGGTAAAGAGCACATGGCCGGCCAGATCGGGTATGAATGCGACGGGAAGCGCACCGGGTAG
- the dmpI gene encoding 4-oxalocrotonate tautomerase DmpI → MPIITLEMGPLSAEQKEKLIVAFTRDVCDVTGMPPEAMIVLIRELSRDNMGMGGRQLSKMTR, encoded by the coding sequence ATGCCTATAATTACGCTGGAGATGGGGCCGCTGTCGGCCGAACAAAAGGAGAAGCTGATCGTCGCGTTCACGCGGGATGTCTGCGATGTGACGGGAATGCCGCCTGAGGCGATGATCGTTCTCATCCGCGAGCTCAGCCGCGATAATATGGGCATGGGCGGCCGCCAGCTATCGAAGATGACGCGTTAA
- a CDS encoding pyridoxamine 5'-phosphate oxidase family protein: MVKLTNEIKDTLAAAKFAWLATAAKDGTPNVVVVAAFRLLDDESLLVSDQFFLKTLANLEENPKVAISWWSDKGGFQIKGTAAVHTSGPVFKDNVEWMKVKWPRFTPKGAVVVKITDAYVLKAGPDAGKKLL; this comes from the coding sequence ATGGTCAAGCTCACGAATGAGATCAAGGACACACTGGCCGCCGCGAAGTTCGCCTGGCTGGCCACGGCGGCGAAGGACGGCACGCCCAACGTGGTCGTCGTCGCGGCGTTCCGGCTGCTGGACGACGAGTCGCTGCTCGTCTCGGACCAGTTCTTCCTGAAGACGCTGGCGAACCTCGAGGAGAACCCTAAGGTCGCCATTTCCTGGTGGAGCGACAAGGGCGGCTTCCAGATCAAGGGCACGGCCGCCGTCCACACCAGCGGCCCCGTCTTCAAGGACAACGTGGAATGGATGAAGGTCAAGTGGCCCCGGTTCACGCCGAAGGGGGCCGTCGTGGTGAAGATCACCGACGCCTACGTGCTCAAGGCCGGGCCCGACGCCGGGAAGAAGCTACTGTAA
- a CDS encoding CPBP family intramembrane glutamic endopeptidase has protein sequence MPAILVIVILNGIREELLYRGLFLKKYEPVFGPIVSNVLQALIFSLSHTVAGRGAIAYTSFTLAFVVITFLLGLALGYLMRRTDSLLGPVLFHAGTDIPIFMGIISNLP, from the coding sequence ATGCCCGCAATACTCGTCATCGTCATCTTAAATGGAATAAGGGAAGAATTGTTATACAGGGGGCTTTTCCTCAAAAAATACGAGCCAGTATTTGGGCCTATTGTTTCTAATGTTTTACAGGCGTTGATCTTTTCATTGAGCCATACGGTGGCCGGGAGAGGGGCGATCGCATACACATCATTTACTTTAGCTTTCGTCGTTATTACATTTTTATTAGGCCTCGCGCTGGGGTATTTAATGCGGAGAACAGATAGTCTGTTAGGGCCTGTCTTGTTCCACGCAGGGACCGACATACCCATTTTCATGGGAATAATATCAAACCTGCCATAG